CTCTTTGCCTCTGTACTGGTCCACCTTCCTCAGCCAAGTCCCTGGAGTCCAGGCATGTATTTCCTGCCCCTCAGTGCACTCAacatacaggcatacctcattttattacactttgctttattaatttatttttgctttatggaTGTTGCatgttttacaaattgaaggtttgcagcaaccctgcattgagcaagtcttTTGGCACATTTTTCCAACAGCAGGCTCACTTATGTCTTTGtgtcacattttagtaattctcaaagtgtttcaaactttattattattattcttatcatTATATCTGTAAGGTGATCTGTGATCaatgatttttgttgttactattgtaattgcttTGGAATGCCACCAGCTGTGCCCATAGCACATGGTGaacaataaatgtgtgtgtgttctgactgctccgcTGACTGGTCATTTGCCAGTCTTGCTCCCTCTTCTCAGGCCTCTTTATTCCCTGAGACACttcaatattgaaattaggccaattaataactccACAATGgactctaagtgttcaagtgaaaggaagagtcccacatttctcactttaaataaaaaactagaaaaacaatcttagtgaagaaggcatgttaaacagctgagacaggctgaaagctaggcctcttgtaccAAACAGCCACGTTGTGAacgcaaaggaaaagttattgaaggaaattaaaaaggcTACTCCGTGAACACAGGAAtgataaaaaaagcaaaacagccctattgctgatatggagaaggTTTTAGTGATCTggacagaagatcaaaccagccacaacattcccttaagccaaaacctCATCCAGAGAAAGACCCCAActcttcaattttatgaaggctgagagaggtgaggaagttgCAGCAGAAAAGTTTGAatctagcagaggttggttcatgagggtTACGGAAAGAAGGCCTCTCTATAACACAAAGGGGCGATGTGAAGCAGTAAGTGCTGATGCAGAAgatgcagcaagttatccagaagatctagctaagatacagttgacccttgaacaacacaggcttGAACTGTGTGGGTTCATTTGCACATCCTCAaggacctttatgatgatccacttccatttaataagtagtaaatatattttttcttccttatgattttcttaataacattttcctcTAGCTTACTTTCTTGTAAGagtaaatattatacaaaatacatatagcatacaaaatatgtattaatcaaatatttatgttattagtaaggcttctggtcaacagtaggctattagtcaggcatgatggtgcacatctCTAatttcagttactcaggaggttgagcgaaggaagattgcttgagccagtagtttgagaccagcctggggaacatagtgagaccccatctcaataaaaagaacatttcagacatggtggtgtgtgtctgtagtcctaactactctggaggatgaggaaggaggattgcttgaagccaggagtttgagataagcctagggaacatagcaagaccgtgtctctaaaattaacaataaaacagTGGGCTATTAGTAGTTAGGTTtttgaggagtcaaaagttatacatgaattttctttttctttttcttttttttttgagatggagtctcactctgtcacctaggctagagtacagtggcatgatctccgctcactgcaacctccgcctcccgggttcaagtgattctcctgcctcagcctcctgagtagctgggactacaggcgcccaccaccatgcctggctaatctttgtgtttttagtagagatggggtttcactgtattggccaggctagtctcgaacttctgaccttgtgatttgcctgctttggcctcccaaagtgctggaattacaggtgtgagccactgcactcggcctataCATGGGTTTTCAACTGTGCAGGAGTTCAGTACCCCTAATTCCCattttgttcaagggtcaactgtaattgatgaaggtggctacaacAGACCTCAGATTTTCAGTGAAGATACAACAGctttatattggaagaagatgccatctagcaCCTTCATAGAtggaagtcaatgcctggcttcaaaacttcaaaagACAAGCTGACTTTCTTGCTAGGGGCCAATGCAGCTGGAGACTTAAAGTTGAGGCCAAAGctcatttatcatttcaaaaatcttAGAGCCCTTGCAAACTATGCTAACTCTGCTTTTGCTCTGTTCTGTAAATGAAACAgcaaagcctgggtgacagcatggtatactgaatattttaagcccactgttgaggcctactgctcagaaaaaaagattttggtcactcaagagctctgatggagctATATGAAGATATTAATGTTTTCAAGCCTGCTAACAACATTCATTCTTCAGCCCAtggacttgaaagtcaaaattattaagacatacattttgtaaggctgtagCTACCACAGATAGTAATTTccctgatggatctgggcaaagtaaatttaaaaattcctggaaaggattcactattctaGATACCATGATTCATGGAAGGAGGTCAGCATGGCAgtattaacaggagtttggaagaagttgattccaacccttatAAATGACTTTGAGGGTtttaagacttcagtggaggaagtcactgcaaaTGTGATGAAAATAGCAACAGAATGAGAATCAGAAGtgcagcctgaagatgtgactgaattgctgcaatctcatgagaaAACTTGagtggatgaggagttgcttcttatagatgagcaaagaaagtggtttctttgaatggaatctgctcctggtgaagatgctgtgaacattgttggaATGATGACAAAGGATTCAGAATATTGCATAAACTTAGATAAACCAGCAGCACAGTTTGAGAGGACTGACcgaaattttgaaagaagttctattgcGTGTGAAATGCTAtgaaacagcattgcatgctatgGAGAAATCTTTCTTGAGAGGATCAATCAGTTGATGTGGCAAAcatcattgttgtcttattttaataaattgccacagccaccccaaccctCAGCAACCACTACCCTGATCCCTGATCAGTCAACAACCATCAACATTGAGggaagaccctccaccagcaaaaagacgATGACTTGTTGAAGTCTCAGATAATCACTCGCAAATGGTATGcacattattttttatacataATGCTTTTGAACACTTGACAGACTAGAGCATAGTGTAAACAtacctttttaatattttaataagtaataATGAAATTCATCATAAGAAAACCATTAGAAACTGTTTAGAATATGAGAGGTACAGTTGTATACTAAAACATATACAGATATTGTATCAGAAGTTTGCATATTTTACTAGCTGTTTCAGAGAAACAACTTTCaactattaaatatttcattttctagtttaaatacatttataaataaaagacttCAGGAAAACATACtctttatatgcactgggaaaccaaaaagtGTACGTggctcactttattgcaatattatcTCTATTGTGGTAGCCTGaaactgaacctgcaatatctccgAGGTATGCCTGTATCCTGGGAAGAATTTTGTGTTGACATCTCCTGTCACTGTATATAATATTCCTGCAGACAGGCTTTGAGAGAAGGTTTACCCCTTGGAagtccctgcctcctgcccactTGACTGTTCTGTTTTCTAATGAGCTAGTGATCTCCAAATCATGTGTATTTTGTGCCCAATGTAATGCCCTTCCCTGACATTTGGTGAGCAAATCCCTCTGCACCTCAACCAACAAGCTCATGGCAAGAACTTGGTGCTGGATTTGGTCACGTCACTTCCTTCATTTGCTAGGTGGTCATCtactttttctaaaattcttcttATTCAGTCTCTTTTTAGCTACATAAAAGTCAGAGGGCATTTGCTGGGAGATCATGGTATGATTTTATTGGTAAGAGAAAATCAATACTGAGAAAGATGGAATGTTAAATAGGACAGACAAGATGTCAAAGGTCAATGTAGACTGTTTCCAACTTCCTACGTATGAATGGACTGAGAAGTATTTGCGAAAGACCTTGGGAACATGTACTTTGGGTCTTCTGGGGGTGGCCTGAGCTGCAATCCAGGTACACAATGTTCTTCCCAGCTTATCAGAAGATCCCACCTGCACCTAAGAAAATTGAGTACGTCTGGATGGGTGAATATCAAAGGAAAGAATCTGTGATACAGCCGACGTGTAGTTTCTGGGTAGAAATTAAAAATCGGTCACAACCAAAATCACCATTAAGTTCCTGGCCTTTGAACATTGTTTTTCTGCTCTTCTGCCCCCAGTTTGAGCCCCACTTCAAACAACTTCATAATAAGAGGCCAGACAAAAGAGCTGTCAGTCAGTTACTACAGACACTCAACTCAGACACCTTCAGAGGTAGGTGAGGATAAAGGTCTTGATACATGAGCTTCTATTTGTGGCTTGCTTGGAATAATTCCTAGCCCAGATGGTGTTACTATTCCTGTGAGGTAGGGATTATTGTCGCTTTTgttcaaataagaaaactgagagggGGTGACATGAGCTGTCTGAGGTTCCATAGGTAAAAGggacagaaacaaaacaagatttCAGCATTCCTGACACTAAATCTAGAACACTCTCCTCTTTAACATTATCTGGAAAGCCCAGGATTCCACATTTGGTGGAGAGAAGTAGTTCTGTGTCTTTCTGATCCTGGGGGTCTTTGAATTGTCCTGCAGTTTGTCTTAGGATGACCAAAGAATTCACAGCACTCTGTATATGAGAAGTTGAGAAGTACCCAGCCTGGGCATAATGATGTTTCTCTTGTCTGGGATCATTTAGTACACTTGGGGGTGTGCAAAAAGGGGACTAGGCATCCTCAGATTCCTGAATACCTTTAAGGGGCAAGGGGCaagtaagaaattaagaaaactagAGTAAGAATGAGGCCGTGTGAATGAACAGATTTCAAAGCTCCGGAAAACTTGGGTCTGGGGTGGTATTTTGGAATACAAAGAAACAGCCTCATGGAACCCAATGCTTTGGATTTATGGTGTTCCTGTCACTGTATATCAGTATTCCTCCTTTATGCAAAGGGCTGGTACCAGGAATCCAGAGACCTACTGAAATCCATGCCCACTTTCACCCAGTTACCTCATCCCTCACATCCCCGGCTGTAAGCAGATAACAGAGTATCTCCATGGTTCACCAGTCTTGCCATGTGCTGGTATATTCACATAATCAGAAGAACACTCTGAGGTTCTCAAGGACTCAGGCTCAAGGGATGTGTATCTTACCATTTCTAGCTAGCAAGAGCAGGAGActagggagagaaaggaaaggggaagtaGAAGCCCTGAAATTGCAGAAGATCAGATATTtggggtgggcagggggaggggtggtTCTACTCTTACATGCTTATTCCTGCTCTTCAAGCTTCTCCATTAAGAACCTGTGTCTCTACCAGCTTACCTAAGCATGACTCAATGAAGTTGCCAAGTTAAGTTGTTGCTCTTGCCTCTGctcaaatctctctttttttttttttttttttttttttttttgagacggagtctcgcgctgtcgcccgggctggagtgcagtggccggatctcagctcactgcaagctccgcctcccgggtttgcgctattctcctgcctcagcctcccgagtagctgggactacaggtgcccgccacctcgcccggctagttttttgtattttttagtagagacggggtttcactgtgttagccaagatggtctcgatctcctgacctcatgatccgcccgtctcggcctcccaaagtgctgggattacaggcttgagccaccgcgcccggcctctgctcaAATCTCTTAAAAACGATTGCCTAAAAGTCAATACATCTAATGACATGTGCCTAAAACTTGTATTTTTCAGCTTCCAAATTTCACAGAAGCTAAGAGGAGAATACATTTTCAAAGCCTCCTTTGAAAAATTCggcatgtttaaaatttttctagtaTTACCCCTGCTTTTGAGCAGAGTCATTTTGGTGGATTCATCTGGAGCAGCATTGTtcagtagaactttctgtgatgatggaagtgCTCCGTCCCTGAGAAATAAGGAATATTAAATAGGACACACAAGAAATCAAAGGTTCATGTAAACTGTTCCCATTGTCCCATGTATGAATGGATTGAGATGCATCAGAGAAAGACTTTGGGGACAATAGCCACTAACTAAATGTGGCCACTGAATACTTGAAATGACTGGAAACtgaattttgatttaatttaatgagTTTAAATAGTCATATGTGGCCAGTGGCTATCACACTGAACAGCACAGAGAAATCTCTTTTGCTTCACTGAAAACTTCTGAACAAATATAAAGActttcaggcagagggaaaatCACTGCCTTGTTACATGCAATTCATGTCAgaattttatccttttctttgaCTCTTGTTTCCCTTCCTATTTGGTTCTACAAAGGTAGAGCAACAGATAGAGAATGAGGGGGGTAGATGGGAGAAGGCTGGGAAGTTTCAGTTGTAATTAGGCTCCTCTTCCACTCTTCTATTATTTATAgttcaaatttttctcttttctaattataGTGGCTTaaacacttgaaaataatgttaaaaagtaGGCCTAATAGTGcatatctttttttcctatttctaattttaatgggAGTACTTTCGGTTTTATAATGTGGAATGCTGGTTTTTGGATTGCAATAGTTACATTGTTACAGTGTTAAGAAAATGTCTATCTATTCCattttattaagatttttctGCTGTTCCCATACTCCAGTTCCCCTTACCCCTCAGCTGTCACTCAGCTGcaggctattttattttcttctgtttccttatttttctccttaccACTGATTACCATCTATGCATTTCCTTATCTTGTTTAACTAGAATGCCAGCTGTATGAATGGgggaatttttgtctgttttgttcaccactATATTCTAATACCTAGAACTTGGAATATAGTTAGGCACTTAATAAGTACTTACTGAGTGAATGAACTTCCCCGTTCTCCCTCCACACACAGAGGCATAGATTCTAAGCAGATTAAAAGGTTAAgtgtaaaaaaaagtaaaaagaaaacaattgtaaTTGAAAATAGTTTTCGAATATCTAGAGGAGGATATTCTGAGCTTAATGCTAACAGTTAACATTTATGAAGTGTATACTATATTCCAGGTCCTATGCTTAGTGTTTCATACATATTCTTTAATCTTCCCAGTGACCCTATGAGATGAGTATTGATATTTTTTCTATACTATGGATGGGGAAAACCAGGCTCTGGGGATTATGTGACTGGCCCAGGCTCCACGGCTAGAAGTTGGTGGGGTTGGGATTCTAGTTCAAGCCTATCTGACTCCGGAGCCCATGttctttcctctgtaaaataTCTATCAGCAAATAGTGTGGTGATGAAAATGACTTTTGTATAGCCTAGAGTAGAACAAGGGGTGGAGGGACATGCATTTGATATCCAGTAGGTGGAAATGTAACCTAACCCTTAGTGAGAAAAATGTGGCGGCAAGTATCCAAAGTCTGGGAAATACAATGTCTTTTGCCTAGAAATCTTTCTTCATTAACTCAtgctataaaaataacaatatatgtaCCAAAGCTTTAACTATAAGGAGGTTcattagaacatttttataagAAGAAATTGACACTATTCAGGTCTTGATGCTATGAGGAAACGATAATAATTATGGCTGAATTCTTGTCACGACTTATATGTTGTGAGCATATTTTTGCCTCCCTGtatattttattcagaattgTTAGTTTATTTCCTTGCTTCTTCAGGAAAATTTAGGTAGGTCTCCGCAAATTTTATGTGATTCTCCAGTCATGAAACATCTTCTCAATATAATAAGTTAAATGTCCAGGTCCATGAAATTAGTCACAACTCCATAAATTGTTCAGAACTATGGATTCCTCCCTCCTTCAGAAGCTCCAGTTATGGAACAGGATGTGGTGAATCTCTTTCCCCCGCCGCCCGCCCCCTGCTCTggttctttgtaattctattCCTTTCCTCCACCCACTCCGGACTAAAGCAAGTTTCTGTCTCCTAGGGATAGAGGGAGGACGAACCAATAAGAGGAGTAGGAAAGTTCTTGTATAATAGATATTATCATGAGCTGGTTCTGTGCTTCTGGTCTTGACTCTTTCATGGGAGATTTCAAGGGTTCATTGGAGACATCAAATGTCGTCTGGCTATTTACAGTTCAGATACTTCGTAAATTAGAGCCCTCTTCTCTGCTACTACAGGCCACTTTGGCCAGATTTAAAGTCACCCTTTAAAGTCTTCAGTCATGATTCAAACACAAGTCTACTGTGTTCCCATAGACTTCTGGGATCACATAGCAAGCTCAATGAGTAGTAtcataaaaccttttctttcaACTTGGAATTAGAAGGCAGCATTCCGGGTTTCATGAGCAAAGCTTTTTACCAATAAAATCTTTGAAATCTCTACAATTCCTCCAACTTTGGACCATCTTAGTGCATTAAAGTTTTGAGTCCCCTAACAGTTCTCAGCCATCATCTTTTCTCAAGTCCTGTTATCTGTCTGTAATTCCTTCTTAAATTGCTTTAGTGCCTTTTGTCTTAGGATCTTCACTAAAACTTCTTTATATCATCATGTTccatatgctttaaaataaaatatcaggacACTGATGTGTccaatttcataaaaataatgacaacaatatAAAAGTATAGACATATATTGATTATCTCTAGATGGTGGAATTACTAATgcttatttatttcctctttgtattttttgttttacaaattgtATAATCTGaagatttattgtttttaatcagaaaggagcaattcattttaaaaagaagtaattttGCAAAGGAAGGGGTATGTAATATGAGATGAGAAGAAACCTGGGGAAGTCACTGGCTAGCCTGGGAATTAGTTGGTATGCTACTGGGTACTAGAAAGGGAAAGAATAACATGATAGTCATAAGCACTTTCCCCCTGTTGCTTATCCTATTCTCCTCAATCCATTTTCTACCTCTAGCAGCACTGGGAAAAGACTTGTCTTCTGCCAGAACGTaacccaaacacacacagagacctCCATGAAGCCCTGGATTCCTCCACTCATCATGTTCATCTCTGGAGTTGTGATGCTTCTGCCTGTGTTGGGAAGCCTCTGGACCAGAGATCCCCGTGGGTGGTGTGAAAAGGGGGGGGGGTGCTCTGCCCAGTTCTGGGATGTCTATCGTAGCTAATTCAAGGTCTGCATTTCAAGAATCAGCCTTTAAAGGATCTCTCCTTAAGTAGAGATATTCAAGCAAGATTAGGTTAGATATTCCCAATGCCTTTAAGTTTTCTCTCTCAGCTCTGAAAGCAGCACTAGGTATGTGAAAAGGGAACATATCTTTTGTCTATATTACATCAGTTAGcaggaaataatattttccaatGTCAGACCAGTAGAGGAAAAACCAACACAGCTTCCCTCCAAGCCCATATTTTCAGAACCTTTGTGCCTCAGTTGGGTGAGCCTCTGATGAATGACAAAAGGGTAATATTTAACACGTTAATTTAGTTGGAGGGGAAGAGTCTTTTAGAACATGAAAAATCGAAAAGACAAATAAAGGATCCTTAGTGGGTCAAAGTTTGGGTTCATATGATAAGAAAATGTGGACAACAAAGGCACTGAGCAGGAGGGTTGTGggccaggaaaaaaaatgaaatttatggaGACACTGATGGCTTAGGTGGCATCATCAGGGAAACAATAGAAGGGGagaaaaatggccgggcgcagtggctcagacctgtaatcccagcactttgggaggccgaggtgggcagatcacaaggtcaggggttcgagactgcccagccaacatggtgaaaccctgtctctattaagatagaaaaaattagccaggcatgatggcatgctcctgtaatcccagctacttgggaggctgaggcaggagaatcgcttgatcctgggaagtggaggttgcagtgagccgagattgtgccattgcaccccagcctgggcaacagggcaagactctgtctcaaaaaaataaaaaaaagaaaaaaaagaaggggagaaaaacaAGTTTCTATTCTCCCTTGGTTCAGTTTCCCATTCTGCAAATTGGCTATGGAAATTGGGGTTAGAGCATATTGCAGGCCCTGAAATCTAAGGTTACATGAGAATAAATTTGGTAGTTGGTGTCATGTATGGTCAGGGTGTCCCAGGCCCTATCTTTAGAGTCTGAAATACTGTAGGGACATGTAGATGGAGGAACACAGGCCATGCGAGGATGGTGTTGTAACAAGACACTGGTTATATACTTTGAGGAAGGGATTTTCTTGGTAGGCAGAGAAATACTTTGTGACTTGGAGCTCAAGTTTCAGAAGGGATTGCTAAGCTTAAAAAGGGTTTCTTGTCTGAGTTGTGAATAGATGGACCCTGCTAACTTCTTCCATCTCAGTTCTAGACCTGATACAACAAACTGAGCAGTGCTGGGTACAGCCTCCATATAAGTACTGTGAGAAAAGGTGTACTAAAATAAGGACCTGTATACGTCCAAATCATACATGCTGCTGGACCTACTGTGGAAACATCTGCTTAGACAATGAGTGAGTTGCTTGGGGTGGGAAGGCTAGGGCCTTGGCATGCTTCATCACTGCTCCTTACCCACTATTCCAAAGACTGCAGCCACCCAAATCCTGATTAAAGAAACAGGCAGCAAAAGACAATGTCCTCCTTTCTCCAAACCTAGGCTGCTCCTCACTGCAAAATAAACCAAGACACCGACATGAGGTCCTCTACTTTTTTCTTCACTCTTATTCACTTCCCTTTGCTTCCCTCAAAACATCACCCATCAGTTCATACATCCCTCCTTTATCCAAAGTTCCAATTATTGACTACTTAGTTGGGCCTCTCCACAGGCTCTCTACTCTCAGCCAGGCCCAAGAAGACCTAGTATTTATCTGTCTGTTCAGTTGGCAAACTTCTTGGGGGAAATTGCTTAAAAGTGGATAACTTCTGATTTAACAGAAAAATTGCTGTCCTTTTTATCTGGGGCCCAGGGTGctattaattttagaaatggaTTTCTCCCAGGATTCCTGACTTTTGATTAACTTTTCTCTTCTAGAGAGCCCCTTAAATCAATGCTAGACCCCTAGATTCTATTGGTTGATCA
This genomic interval from Theropithecus gelada isolate Dixy chromosome 10, Tgel_1.0, whole genome shotgun sequence contains the following:
- the WFDC9 gene encoding protein WFDC9 gives rise to the protein MKPWIPPLIMFISGVVMLLPVLGSLWTRDPLLDLIQQTEQCWVQPPYKYCEKRCTKIRTCIRPNHTCCWTYCGNICLDNEEPLKSMLDP